One genomic region from Streptomyces sp. NBC_01304 encodes:
- a CDS encoding calcium-binding protein, giving the protein MSSTTKDRPPRTRRCRQLAALAASATLGMAGLIAVASPAAADGVCGPPVVVVSTTTITCTAGGTGSVTVPAGVASGEVTLKGAGGGNAGPNADDRVGGKGALVVATLAVTSGQSLNVVVGSKGATGSFPLGGGGGGLVAVTTAADAPLLTAGSGGGAGEISDSGFARRGGNGGDSAGPGATGDGPSSPGGGAGGGAGGGAATQTTAGAGGTGGGVQGAGVPGGSGSAGSSPNAAGGAGAPINNAGAGGRGGAGGSGGAGHHSGGGGGSGAVEFSDVIDNGSGGGGGGGGSSLISGTVPGSPTTLTDGSNAGDGSVVFVFTAVASGADLATAVTDAADPVALGDAFTDTITVTNNGPQSATSTATTVGLSGSASVVQSATPSQGTCSTAGSTVTCTLGTLANGASATVAIAIEPQATGTLTASATTTATQSDPDAGNNNAAQNTTVGNGHGCTITGSASANVINGTNGNDVICSGAGNDVINAGNGNDTVYAGSGNDAIEGGNGDDVIYGDNGNDVINGGNGNDTIDAGAGTDTVNGGNGTDTCTNSETANSCTT; this is encoded by the coding sequence ATGTCTTCAACCACGAAGGACCGTCCGCCGCGTACCCGGCGGTGCAGGCAACTGGCCGCGCTGGCCGCCTCCGCAACGCTGGGCATGGCCGGGCTGATCGCCGTGGCCTCCCCGGCTGCGGCCGATGGCGTGTGCGGCCCGCCCGTCGTCGTGGTCAGCACCACGACCATCACGTGCACCGCCGGCGGCACCGGCAGTGTCACCGTGCCCGCCGGGGTCGCCAGTGGTGAGGTGACCCTCAAGGGCGCGGGTGGCGGAAATGCCGGCCCCAACGCGGACGACCGGGTTGGCGGGAAGGGTGCCCTGGTGGTCGCTACCCTCGCGGTCACCTCCGGACAGTCCCTCAACGTTGTTGTCGGATCCAAGGGTGCAACTGGCTCCTTCCCATTGGGTGGTGGCGGGGGCGGTCTGGTTGCGGTGACCACGGCAGCCGACGCGCCGCTGCTCACTGCCGGGTCCGGCGGCGGGGCCGGGGAGATCTCGGACAGTGGTTTCGCGCGGCGCGGCGGCAACGGCGGGGACAGTGCCGGCCCGGGGGCCACCGGTGACGGGCCCTCCTCGCCGGGCGGCGGCGCAGGCGGCGGCGCAGGCGGCGGCGCGGCCACGCAGACGACAGCGGGCGCCGGCGGCACGGGTGGCGGTGTCCAGGGGGCGGGCGTCCCGGGAGGTAGCGGAAGCGCAGGTTCATCGCCCAACGCGGCAGGTGGCGCGGGAGCACCAATCAACAATGCCGGCGCCGGTGGCCGCGGCGGAGCCGGTGGCAGCGGCGGCGCGGGCCATCACTCCGGCGGAGGCGGAGGCTCCGGTGCAGTCGAATTCTCCGACGTCATCGACAATGGCTCCGGCGGCGGTGGCGGGGGCGGCGGCTCGAGTCTGATCTCCGGCACGGTGCCCGGCTCACCTACCACGCTCACCGACGGCAGTAACGCGGGCGACGGCTCGGTCGTGTTCGTCTTCACCGCCGTCGCCTCCGGGGCTGACCTGGCAACAGCCGTCACGGACGCCGCCGACCCGGTCGCCCTCGGCGACGCCTTCACCGACACCATCACGGTGACCAACAACGGCCCGCAGAGCGCCACTTCCACCGCCACCACTGTGGGGCTCTCCGGCTCGGCCTCGGTCGTCCAGTCCGCCACCCCCAGCCAGGGCACCTGCAGCACCGCAGGCTCCACGGTGACCTGCACCCTGGGCACCCTCGCCAACGGCGCCTCGGCCACCGTGGCGATCGCCATCGAACCCCAGGCGACCGGCACCCTCACCGCGAGCGCGACGACCACCGCCACGCAGAGCGACCCGGACGCCGGTAACAACAACGCCGCCCAGAACACGACCGTGGGCAACGGACACGGCTGCACCATCACCGGCAGCGCGTCCGCCAACGTCATCAACGGCACCAACGGCAACGACGTGATCTGCAGCGGCGCCGGCAACGACGTCATCAACGCCGGAAACGGCAACGACACCGTCTACGCCGGCAGCGGCAACGACGCCATCGAAGGCGGCAACGGCGATGACGTCATCTACGGGGACAACGGCAACGACGTGATCAACGGCGGCAACGGCAACGACACCATCGACGCCGGAGCCGGCACCGACACCGTCAACGGAGGAAACGGCACCGACACCTGCACCAACTCCGAAACCGCCAACAGCTGCACCACCTAG
- a CDS encoding DUF4436 family protein — MTRLVLPKSRLTRNLVAVVVLLAGVATGIALYFNERDVRQQQHTAGSTHTADRLDVQATVQKVDPVAREMTLRVLVMPQGRLSENGDTFTPAQNFHIETSSLIHGSLELKAGERISYEDLKVGLDGSGVSDYPFDRYRTNIGFSAEAGGKSVPVSLSLREADAGFKPSIVGKSREAGSAAFDVKISRSRATFVMGYMMTAVMWGLALAVLGGAWVIIDQRRGLVWPALGWMAATLFALAGFRNAAPGNPPIGSLIDYSGFFWAEAIVGTCLVAVVVAGIRTEKQKRTEEVPEVHPDHHVDSSSTDGGAPAH; from the coding sequence ATGACTCGTCTTGTCCTGCCGAAGTCCCGGCTGACCCGGAACCTGGTCGCAGTCGTGGTGTTGCTGGCCGGTGTGGCGACCGGCATCGCCCTGTACTTCAACGAACGCGACGTCCGGCAGCAGCAGCACACCGCCGGAAGCACCCACACCGCTGATCGCCTCGACGTTCAGGCCACCGTGCAAAAGGTTGACCCGGTGGCCCGAGAGATGACGCTGCGAGTCCTCGTGATGCCCCAAGGGCGCCTGAGCGAGAACGGCGACACCTTCACTCCGGCCCAGAACTTCCACATTGAGACGTCCTCACTCATCCACGGCAGTCTCGAACTCAAGGCTGGTGAGCGGATCTCCTACGAGGACTTGAAGGTCGGCCTGGACGGCAGTGGCGTCTCCGACTACCCCTTCGACCGCTACCGCACCAACATCGGCTTCTCCGCCGAGGCCGGCGGCAAGTCGGTTCCGGTATCCCTGTCCTTGCGCGAAGCCGACGCGGGCTTTAAGCCCTCCATCGTCGGCAAGAGCCGAGAAGCCGGATCCGCAGCGTTTGACGTGAAGATCAGCCGGTCCCGCGCGACGTTCGTGATGGGCTACATGATGACGGCCGTCATGTGGGGTCTCGCTCTCGCTGTCCTCGGTGGCGCCTGGGTGATCATCGACCAGCGTCGCGGCCTCGTCTGGCCCGCGCTCGGCTGGATGGCCGCCACCCTCTTCGCCCTCGCCGGATTCCGCAACGCCGCCCCCGGCAACCCGCCCATCGGAAGTCTCATCGACTACTCCGGCTTCTTCTGGGCCGAGGCGATCGTCGGCACCTGCCTCGTCGCCGTCGTCGTCGCCGGAATCCGAACAGAAAAGCAGAAAAGGACCGAGGAAGTCCCCGAAGTCCACCCCGATCATCACGTCGACAGCAGCAGCACGGACGGCGGCGCCCCAGCCCACTGA
- a CDS encoding cation:proton antiporter domain-containing protein — translation MAALVVMPMDLAPVSNFLRDVRVPLKVRAALNIEGGFNDGLASPLFVFCVANLINTKGDSFLDLVLNALKGAVLAVLVGAAVGLLASHLARRALAAGWAKPAGLRLTTLTLPFLTYAAALLIGGNGFVAAFVAGWCYAHTAHSIGQNNLELAHDACHVLGLAVWFTFGKLTADEFASDGLTLQIALYALLALTLARMVPAYAALSGMGFSRAERTAVGWLGSRGVTSIVFAFLAYVQLPPGDASFVFQVTGATVLLSIVLHGVTMEPIARWFARHPQPDLPSPATSAPGR, via the coding sequence GTGGCCGCGCTCGTCGTGATGCCCATGGACCTCGCCCCGGTCTCGAACTTCCTGCGCGATGTGCGGGTCCCGCTGAAGGTGCGAGCCGCCTTGAACATCGAAGGCGGCTTCAACGACGGACTGGCCTCCCCACTGTTCGTGTTCTGCGTCGCCAACCTCATCAACACGAAAGGCGACTCCTTCCTCGACCTGGTCCTGAACGCCCTCAAGGGCGCGGTGCTCGCCGTCCTCGTCGGCGCGGCAGTGGGCCTCCTGGCATCCCACCTGGCGCGACGGGCCCTGGCGGCCGGCTGGGCCAAGCCCGCCGGCCTGCGCCTGACGACCCTGACCCTGCCGTTCCTCACGTACGCGGCAGCCCTCCTGATCGGCGGCAACGGTTTCGTCGCAGCGTTCGTGGCCGGCTGGTGCTACGCCCACACCGCGCACTCCATCGGCCAGAACAACCTCGAACTCGCCCACGATGCCTGCCATGTGCTGGGCCTGGCGGTGTGGTTCACCTTCGGCAAGCTGACCGCGGACGAGTTCGCGTCCGACGGCCTCACCCTGCAGATCGCCCTCTACGCGCTGCTCGCCCTCACCCTGGCCCGCATGGTGCCTGCATACGCCGCGCTGAGCGGCATGGGCTTCAGCCGGGCCGAGCGCACGGCGGTCGGCTGGCTCGGCTCCCGCGGCGTCACCTCGATCGTCTTCGCGTTCCTTGCCTACGTCCAACTCCCGCCCGGTGACGCGTCGTTCGTCTTCCAGGTGACGGGTGCGACCGTGTTGCTGAGCATCGTCCTGCACGGCGTCACCATGGAGCCCATCGCCCGCTGGTTCGCACGCCACCCCCAGCCCGACCTGCCGTCGCCTGCTACATCGGCACCCGGCCGATGA
- a CDS encoding ATP nucleotide 3'-pyrophosphokinase: protein MLCLGAVPAAIAAGPDKSAVPARLTAACRLPNGGGAGGWAADGLRLSARDNRKANDFLVGACRAERSISPQVAAAARLSQAQLVGFQNRLKSPDSLKRKIATRMQDRGTTAEAELARLTDAVRYTLQWNDRQYTGGVTIASAVLAGWGNTSNEWKNSWAFPADKGYPRVVNSSWKAPAAGQLFEIQFHTRAGKQANLKGHVLYEEERLPRTSPERKAELHQQQAALYAKVPVPAGAPQLAAPPAQPSPELLAATG, encoded by the coding sequence GTGCTCTGTCTGGGCGCCGTCCCGGCAGCCATCGCGGCGGGCCCGGACAAGTCGGCCGTTCCGGCTCGCCTGACTGCAGCCTGCCGGCTGCCCAACGGGGGCGGAGCTGGTGGCTGGGCAGCTGACGGGCTGCGGTTGAGCGCCCGGGACAACCGCAAGGCGAACGACTTCCTGGTCGGCGCGTGCAGGGCCGAGCGGTCCATCAGCCCGCAGGTGGCCGCCGCGGCGCGGCTCAGCCAGGCCCAACTGGTGGGCTTCCAAAACCGTTTGAAGTCCCCGGATTCCCTCAAGCGCAAGATCGCCACCCGCATGCAGGACCGTGGGACGACCGCGGAGGCAGAACTCGCCAGGCTCACGGACGCCGTCCGCTACACCCTGCAGTGGAATGACCGGCAGTACACCGGCGGCGTGACCATCGCCTCGGCCGTATTGGCCGGCTGGGGGAACACGAGCAACGAATGGAAGAACTCCTGGGCCTTCCCGGCCGACAAGGGCTACCCGAGGGTCGTCAACTCCTCCTGGAAGGCACCGGCAGCCGGACAGCTCTTCGAGATCCAGTTCCACACACGGGCAGGCAAGCAGGCGAACCTGAAGGGGCACGTGCTGTACGAGGAAGAGCGCCTTCCGCGTACGTCACCAGAGCGCAAAGCGGAACTCCACCAGCAGCAAGCCGCCCTGTACGCCAAGGTCCCCGTGCCCGCCGGTGCCCCCCAGCTGGCCGCTCCACCCGCTCAGCCCTCACCCGAACTTCTCGCCGCCACAGGCTGA